In one Candidatus Nanopelagicus limnes genomic region, the following are encoded:
- a CDS encoding heavy metal translocating P-type ATPase: MAESLGKSDLKTRQVNLSLIGMTCSSCVSTIEKSLNKITGVQAAVNLAMESAHIIAPLKVSEKDLIAAVESAGYKASAFKGERESFEKSNRLGIRLLLTFALTLPILSISMIESWHQYLDKLLLPIIDSTNQFFAERNYNLTFNYPIAPISIWLVVAMSVLVVIVLAWPIHRAAIKNLLNPTMDTLVSLGSLIALGWSIYSLATYEAKDGMLNVYTEVSASVIFFVMLGRYLEHRAKRKAGSALAELFKLSASEVEVQAAGGNITIPIDQLQVGDVFVVKPGDRIATDGQVISGYTSINNAFLTGEVTPIEINVNDLVYAGSINNNGNILVKATRIGSDTELARITRMILAAQSEKAPAQQLADKISRVFVPVVLLLSIATFTAWYLTQADLAKSITTAVAVLVIACPCALGLATPIALLVASGKAAKSGIVIRSPRSIEKAVGITDAVFDKTGTITTGQMVLLEMTLINNPLTSSSTAISTSELLSYALSIESMDSHPIAVALAAALQKQGVTKFEVSDFEHSTGVGVAARVKSKSSATSKAVLIGSPLSIARATTEFSPKLTDAINSATQRANSVAVLAIDGLAYGVFEIGDQIKPESKLAIERLHKAGINTWLVTGDSESAGISMGASVGIPIDHIFATATPEDKLIFVENLQQKGKVLMIGDGINDAAAIAKSDLSMAMGSGTDTAIAAADITLIRPSLIAVLDALAISQKSVRIIRSNLGWAFFYNVAFIPVAASGNLSPMYAAGAMSLSSLFVVLNSLRIR, encoded by the coding sequence GCCCCACTTAAAGTTTCTGAAAAAGACTTAATTGCTGCAGTCGAATCAGCTGGCTACAAAGCATCAGCATTTAAAGGTGAGCGAGAATCCTTTGAGAAATCCAATCGCTTGGGAATTAGGCTATTACTTACATTTGCCTTAACACTTCCAATACTTTCAATTTCAATGATCGAAAGTTGGCATCAATATTTAGATAAATTGTTATTGCCAATTATTGATAGTACCAATCAGTTTTTTGCTGAGAGAAATTACAATCTGACATTCAATTATCCAATTGCACCTATTTCAATCTGGCTAGTAGTAGCCATGTCAGTTTTGGTTGTAATAGTTCTAGCTTGGCCAATTCACCGCGCTGCAATTAAGAATCTATTGAATCCCACAATGGATACCTTGGTCTCACTCGGCTCTTTGATCGCACTTGGTTGGAGCATTTACTCACTTGCTACATACGAAGCAAAAGATGGCATGCTAAATGTTTATACCGAAGTTTCAGCATCAGTTATATTCTTTGTAATGCTTGGTCGATATTTAGAGCACCGGGCTAAACGAAAGGCTGGCTCAGCCTTAGCAGAGTTATTCAAGTTATCTGCCAGTGAAGTAGAGGTACAAGCAGCGGGTGGAAATATCACAATTCCAATCGATCAACTACAAGTTGGAGATGTTTTTGTAGTTAAGCCTGGAGATCGAATCGCCACTGATGGCCAAGTTATTTCTGGTTATACAAGTATTAATAATGCGTTTTTAACTGGAGAAGTTACCCCAATAGAAATTAACGTTAATGACTTAGTTTATGCAGGATCAATTAATAACAATGGCAATATTTTGGTTAAGGCAACCCGAATTGGTTCTGATACTGAGTTAGCCAGAATTACCAGAATGATATTGGCTGCTCAATCTGAGAAAGCACCTGCTCAGCAGTTAGCAGATAAAATTAGTCGAGTATTTGTGCCAGTTGTATTACTGCTTTCAATAGCTACTTTCACAGCGTGGTATTTAACTCAAGCAGATCTAGCAAAATCAATTACTACTGCGGTTGCAGTGTTAGTGATTGCTTGCCCTTGCGCACTTGGCTTAGCAACACCCATTGCTTTACTGGTTGCCTCTGGCAAAGCAGCAAAATCTGGCATCGTAATTAGGTCTCCTAGATCCATCGAAAAAGCAGTTGGTATAACAGATGCTGTATTTGATAAAACTGGAACTATCACAACAGGGCAAATGGTCCTGCTTGAGATGACTTTGATTAACAATCCTCTAACCAGCAGCAGCACAGCCATTTCTACCTCAGAATTACTCTCTTATGCTCTATCGATTGAAAGCATGGATTCACATCCAATCGCAGTGGCATTAGCTGCAGCTCTTCAAAAACAAGGTGTTACTAAATTTGAAGTTTCAGATTTTGAGCATTCAACTGGCGTAGGAGTTGCTGCCCGCGTTAAATCAAAGAGCTCAGCCACCTCAAAGGCGGTTTTAATCGGATCACCACTTTCAATTGCCCGAGCAACCACTGAATTCTCACCAAAACTTACTGATGCAATTAACTCGGCAACGCAAAGAGCAAACTCTGTGGCAGTACTTGCTATTGATGGTTTGGCATATGGCGTTTTTGAAATAGGAGATCAGATTAAGCCCGAGAGTAAGTTAGCAATAGAAAGATTACATAAGGCTGGTATCAATACTTGGCTAGTCACAGGTGATAGTGAGAGCGCTGGAATATCGATGGGGGCATCAGTTGGAATACCAATTGACCACATATTTGCCACCGCAACTCCAGAAGATAAATTAATTTTTGTTGAAAACCTGCAACAAAAGGGCAAGGTGTTAATGATCGGTGATGGCATAAATGATGCTGCTGCCATTGCTAAATCAGATTTAAGTATGGCCATGGGCTCTGGAACTGATACAGCCATTGCTGCAGCGGATATCACCTTAATTAGACCATCTTTGATAGCAGTATTAGATGCGCTAGCAATTTCACAAAAGAGTGTAAGAATTATTAGATCAAACTTAGGTTGGGCGTTTTTCTATAACGTAGCTTTTATTCCAGTAGCTGCAAGTGGAAATCTATCGCCTATGTATGCAGCAGGAGCGATGTCTCTTTCATCATTATTTGTAGTTTTAAACAGCTTACGTATTAGATAA
- a CDS encoding UPF0182 family protein, giving the protein MSNSGFSGGGFNRNNNPFGGSGFGGGFPNPFASRGNGKRRVSPLTITFIVLFVLSSVLVSLSGFYADLLWFRSVGFVDVWQTSLFTKIYLFFGFGLITSAIITLNIYLAFRKRPIYVPVTVEADNLERYRAQLEPIRRLAGIGIFLVIFYFAGTAGSRFWQQWLLFQNSTEFGQVDPQFGLDISFFAFKLPMYQALIGWGISTIVLAIIAAAAVHYIYGGIRTQVKEDRTTVAARVQLSILLGLLVLLKAVAYWFDRYALTLKEGRLITGLTYSDVNALLPAKSILAAIAVICSLLFFANIVRKSWLLPTAGVALMVIASVLIAGVYPAAIQQFQVKPSESTKEAPFIQRNIDATRDAYGLTNVEVKDYQATVTTSAGQLANDAATIANIRLMDPNVLSATFRQLQQIKPYYAFADSLDIDRYKIDGKERDVVVAVRELNIDGNPSRNWINDHLVYTHGFGMVGAFGNTVDADGKPTFTVGDIPPTKGLGEFEPRIYFGENVPDYSIIGGPAASNPVELDYPDDNSTNGQKNYTYTGKGGVPMGSLFTRLLFAIKYQEQRIVLSNLINSESKILFNRNPRERIAKVAPWLTLDGDPYPAIIDGKILWIIDGYTTSAGYPNSRVVNLANTGDALTSRSNAVSSLDDRNVNYIRNSVKATVDAYDGTVSLYQWDEKDPVLATWSKAFPGTVKPRSEISAELLAHVRYPEDMFRVQRDILSAYHVTMADAFYGGQDFWRVPLDPSSFGSNSGNQPPYYLTMQIPGQSKPTFSLYTPFVPRGGRENLTALAVVNSDAGDEYGKITVLQLPRSTNIAGPSQVSSNFEAKPEVATSLSLLRQGGSDVVLGNLLTLPVGKGLLYVQPVYVRATGNTAAYPLLQKVLVSFGDQIGFSETLQGALDQVFGGNSGTTVSDNQQSTATPGGVGTSQAIRAAISSLQAAYADLESAQKRLDGAAEDKARARVKAAIAALISAQNR; this is encoded by the coding sequence ATGAGTAACTCAGGCTTTAGTGGCGGCGGCTTTAACCGCAATAACAATCCATTTGGTGGCAGCGGTTTTGGCGGTGGGTTTCCAAATCCATTTGCAAGTCGCGGAAATGGTAAGCGTCGAGTTAGTCCATTAACAATTACTTTTATTGTTTTATTTGTTTTATCAAGCGTTTTAGTTTCCTTAAGTGGCTTTTACGCAGATTTACTCTGGTTTCGCTCAGTAGGTTTTGTTGATGTTTGGCAAACATCTTTATTTACTAAAATTTATTTATTCTTTGGCTTTGGACTAATAACTTCAGCAATTATTACTTTAAATATTTATCTTGCTTTCAGGAAACGGCCAATCTATGTTCCAGTTACGGTAGAGGCAGATAATTTAGAAAGATATCGCGCTCAACTTGAGCCAATTCGTCGCCTTGCTGGTATTGGTATCTTCTTAGTAATTTTTTATTTTGCTGGCACTGCTGGATCAAGATTCTGGCAACAATGGCTACTTTTCCAGAATTCAACTGAATTTGGACAGGTTGATCCACAATTTGGCTTAGATATCTCATTCTTTGCATTTAAGTTGCCGATGTATCAAGCACTTATTGGCTGGGGCATTTCAACTATTGTGTTGGCAATTATTGCTGCTGCAGCTGTTCATTACATCTACGGTGGCATTAGAACTCAGGTTAAAGAGGACCGAACCACAGTTGCCGCAAGAGTTCAGCTTTCAATTCTGCTTGGTTTGCTAGTTTTACTAAAGGCCGTTGCCTATTGGTTTGATCGTTATGCGTTAACTTTAAAAGAAGGCAGATTAATCACCGGCCTCACATACAGTGATGTAAATGCACTTTTGCCAGCTAAATCAATTTTGGCGGCAATTGCTGTGATCTGCTCACTTCTATTTTTTGCAAATATCGTTCGCAAATCCTGGCTATTGCCAACAGCTGGTGTGGCACTGATGGTTATTGCATCAGTATTAATCGCAGGTGTTTACCCGGCTGCAATCCAACAGTTTCAAGTAAAGCCATCTGAGTCCACAAAAGAGGCACCTTTTATTCAAAGAAATATTGATGCCACCCGCGATGCCTACGGCTTAACAAATGTAGAGGTAAAGGATTACCAAGCAACTGTTACAACATCAGCTGGTCAATTAGCTAATGATGCTGCCACTATTGCAAATATCCGATTGATGGATCCAAATGTTTTATCTGCAACCTTTAGACAACTTCAACAGATCAAGCCATATTATGCTTTTGCTGATTCACTAGATATTGATCGATACAAAATTGATGGCAAAGAGCGCGATGTGGTTGTGGCAGTTCGTGAGTTAAATATTGATGGAAATCCATCTAGAAACTGGATTAATGATCACTTGGTTTATACCCATGGTTTTGGAATGGTTGGCGCTTTTGGAAACACTGTTGATGCAGATGGCAAGCCAACATTTACAGTTGGCGATATCCCACCAACTAAGGGATTAGGAGAGTTTGAACCTCGAATTTACTTTGGTGAGAATGTTCCAGATTATTCAATTATTGGTGGACCGGCAGCAAGTAATCCAGTTGAACTTGATTACCCAGATGACAATTCAACTAATGGTCAGAAAAACTACACCTATACCGGTAAAGGTGGCGTGCCAATGGGCTCCCTATTTACCAGATTGTTGTTTGCGATTAAGTATCAAGAGCAAAGAATTGTGCTTTCTAATTTAATTAATTCAGAATCAAAGATTTTGTTTAATAGAAATCCACGTGAGCGAATTGCAAAGGTTGCGCCATGGCTTACTTTGGATGGAGATCCATATCCTGCAATTATCGATGGCAAAATTCTTTGGATTATTGATGGCTATACAACTAGTGCAGGTTATCCAAACTCAAGAGTTGTAAACCTTGCCAATACCGGGGACGCCTTAACCAGTAGATCAAATGCAGTTTCATCACTAGATGATCGAAATGTTAATTACATAAGAAACTCAGTTAAAGCCACAGTGGATGCCTACGATGGAACAGTTTCACTTTACCAATGGGATGAAAAAGATCCAGTGCTGGCAACTTGGAGTAAGGCATTTCCAGGAACTGTTAAGCCAAGAAGTGAGATCTCAGCTGAGTTACTTGCCCATGTTAGATATCCAGAGGATATGTTCCGCGTACAAAGAGATATTTTAAGTGCTTATCACGTAACAATGGCTGATGCTTTTTATGGCGGACAGGATTTCTGGCGCGTACCTCTTGATCCATCTAGTTTTGGATCAAACTCTGGTAACCAACCTCCTTATTACTTAACGATGCAAATACCTGGTCAGAGCAAGCCAACATTCTCGCTCTACACACCATTTGTGCCTAGAGGAGGCCGTGAGAATTTAACTGCATTAGCTGTTGTTAACTCAGATGCTGGTGATGAGTATGGAAAGATCACAGTTCTACAATTACCGCGCTCAACAAATATTGCAGGTCCTTCACAAGTATCTTCAAACTTTGAAGCAAAGCCAGAGGTTGCAACCTCACTTTCACTATTGCGCCAAGGCGGATCAGATGTAGTACTTGGTAATTTGCTCACCTTGCCAGTTGGTAAAGGTTTGCTTTATGTGCAACCAGTTTATGTAAGAGCTACTGGTAACACTGCGGCTTATCCGTTACTACAAAAAGTCTTGGTGTCATTTGGTGATCAAATTGGATTTAGTGAAACGTTACAAGGTGCGTTAGATCAAGTATTTGGTGGTAACTCTGGAACAACAGTTTCAGATAATCAGCAATCAACAGCAACTCCAGGTGGAGTTGGTACTAGCCAAGCAATTAGAGCAGCAATTTCATCATTACAAGCTGCATATGCAGACCTTGAATCGGCACAAAAGCGTTTAGATGGTGCTGCTGAAGATAAAGCTAGAGCAAGAGTTAAAGCAGCAATTGCAGCATTAATTTCTGCACAAAATAGATAG